In the genome of Dromiciops gliroides isolate mDroGli1 chromosome 1, mDroGli1.pri, whole genome shotgun sequence, the window agTTCTATGGTATGGACTGTAGGCCTTCACTTGGCTGGTAGCCCTCCCTGTGAGGCTCAGCAGCTTATCAGTGGACTTCCCAGTGAGAACCAGTGTTTCACTCcccacctctgtgcctcagtttcctcaactgaaaaatgaaggaggTTCCTTGCAGCTTAAATGATGATCCTTTAAAGGCACCATGGCCAAACGCAGGGCCCTTCTCTTTTGGAGGGTGTGGTAAGAGGCACAAGTGGGCAGCCCAGGACCCCTGGAAGGGAGACCAGGAGCTAGTCAGCTGAAAAAGCGAGCCCCAAACTGGAAGCTGCTGCCCTAGCATACCTTGGCTCCTCCTCTGGCCCACCTCCAGCCAGCCCCACCCGGCTGGGGGAAGGACTCCGgtgattcctcccccccccaataaacaCACTGAGGGCAATGGACATTAGTTTACTCTCTTCAGCTCAGAATCTCTCAGGGCCAGGGAGGTTTACAGAGCAGGGTGGGGGGTGTCTTCAGCAGGGCTGGGGGCCTGGCCGGGGGCTCGCGCGCTCTCTCACTcgtctcacacacatacacacactctctcaATATATTAGATTTAAATAGATCTGCTATGCCCACTTGTACAGTacagggagggatggggaggggggacaatCCAGACCACCTGCCTCCCCTAAACCCAGAAACCGTAAACTTAAAGTCAGCCGCAGTCCCTGCTCCTGCCTTTCCCTGACATTGGTCCCTGGACGAAGGGAGCGGAAATCCCGTCAGCCCGATGGACCCGGTTACAACTAAGGCCAcataggaaggaagaaggggatgaGGGCTGACAGCCCAGCCCTAGACTCGGTGGTCCCAGAGAGGAGGCACAAAGGGGCCCCCAGCCATGTCGGTGTGGTCTGGGGGTGCCTTGGAGGGGGTCACATCCAGGCACcctcctcctgcctcctccctccccttggcACCTGAGTCAGGGGCTCCAGGAAGCCCGAGAGACCCGAGTGCAGACCCTGCCAGGCTGAAGGCCTCCGAGGGGCCAGCGGGGTAGGGATGCGTGATGGCTTTCTGTCCGGCTGGTTGTCCGCCCGAGGACGGGCACATGGTCTTAGGGGGTCTGCAGTGAGGGCGGGCCTGGCCTGCCCAAGGCCCGGTGCCCCCTGCTCATCCCCAGAGCCCTCGATCTCTGCTTCACTCCAGCCCACCTCGGGCACCTCCTGCACATCATTGAGTGCAGGGCAGTAGTTACTCTCGTCCGAAGAGCTGGAGAGGGCGGGGCCCTGACGGCGGCCAGGGGCCCTGGCATCCCACCCCTCACCGGAGCCATTGGGGATGCCAGCCACGCCATTGGGGGCCAGGCCCCCCCGGGAGGCCTCAGTGGGGGGGCCGTGCTTGCTGAAGAAGTTGAGGGAAGATGATGAGGAACTAGAGGAGCAGTAGGCAGAGTCGGGGGCCACGGGCTCGGGCGTGGTCTGGGGGGCCTGGGCCCCAGAGGCCCTTTCAGCCTCCAAGGCCTTAGAGTTGGCCAGGTACTCCTCCTCCAGGCAGCGGTAGAGCCGCTGTTCCTGACCAGGGTCCAACTGCAGGGGGGCCCGGAAGGTTCGCGCCAACTCCTCTAGCTCCTGACAGAGGGTGTCCACTGCCTGCAGGGGTCGCGGGGGCTCAGGGGCCGTGGGGGGCTGGGGCCGGGCACGGGGGACAGCAGGGCTCCTCGCCCGGGGGGTGCTTCTGCCAGAGCCACCGGGTCGAGCCCACGAGTGCTGCCCATCTCTGTCTCGGTGGATGAGAAACATGGTCTGGTCCTCTCGGCCCTGGCTCCGTGCCCGCCGGGCGGGGCTCGGGGCTGCTGGCCGGGCATCTCTTCCACCTTGGGCCCCCCGGGGCCGCCCCCGCTCCTCTACTCGGGGACTGGGCCCAGGGCCCCGATCCCGGGACTTGCTCCGCTGGGCTGGGGGTCTCTTGAGAGGGGCTGGGACCCTGGTGACCCGCTGACTGCTACTGTCCTTCCGGGGTCCCGGGGACCCCTCTTCACCCCGGCAACAGCCCAAGATGCCACTCTGTGCTGAGGAGGCCGATGAGTCACTGTCACCTGAGCATCGGCGAGACCTCGGGGGCCTGAGGGAGACAAGGGGAGCTGGGGTCCAAAGGCCACTGGGGACCCAAGCAATGGGAAAGCTGATGAGACTGAACCCCTCTGGTCCCCAGCAGAGGCCTCCCAGCCCACAGGCTGGCCAAAGCCTCTTCTTCCTCAGGGAGAGAAGCcccccctcttcttctccctgccAGGACAGCCCAgcccaccacccctccccccagcagaGGGAGCTGGCCCAAGGCTGCACCCAAGCCTGCACTGTTAGTTTGAGTCGCCATGGAGACCGGAAGCCTGCCACACTTTTTCCCTGGGAATGAGTCACAGCAGGGCGGCCAAGGTTCTCTCTTCCTGAGGCCCAGACCGGATGCACAGCTCCAGGCTTGGAGTAACCCATTGAGCACCAGACAAGGACAGCCCCCTCTGCCCAGACTCCTGACCCAGGCCCTACCTCAGTGGATTGGCCTGGCGAGTCTCCGGACCATCCCGTTGGCCTCGGGGGTTAGCAGCAGCCTGAGGGAGCCGGGCAGGGAGCCCCTCGGGCCGAGAGCCCCGGCGCTCCCCTCCTGGGGCAGGGCTCCCCACATCCGGCCAGCGCTGAGCCCCAGGACTGGAGGCccgggggctgggggctggggatgCTTTCTGTGGGGAGAAGGTCAGTGCCCGAGGCTGGGGTAGCCGGTGCGCTGCAAAAACAGAGGGTGAGATTCATCGTGGGGAACCTTGTCGGGCACCCCCAGGGTCACTTACACTGGGTCCCACCACCCCTGAGGAACCTATTCAGCAATACCCATTTCTCTGCCATGCAGAGGGTTAGACCCTTGGATGTGAAAGTTAAAAGGACTTCAAAACCAGGTAGGGTAGACCAgtgccctcattttttttttaactttttgtggggcaatgagggttaagtgacttgcccaaggtcacacagctagtaagtgtcaagtgtctgaggctggatttgaactcaggtcctcctgaatccaaggccagtgctttatccactgcgccacctagctgcctccagtgcCCTCATTTTTACAAACCAATGCCAAGAGCGTTTGCTAGAGTTGGCCTTCGAAGCCTGCCAACTCTGACacctgctggctgtgtgacccagggcaagtcacttcactgatTCTAAGACAACTCTCAGACAGGGGTTCTTGACCACTTCTGTCACGGCCCCCTAGCCCGGCAGTCAGCCTGGTGAGAGCAATGGACCCTTCTCGGAATTGTGGTTGTAAAGgcataaaatgaaaaacagcattaCAAAGGATGCCAGTTACAGTGAAAATACCAATGTCTATCTTAAAAACACTCATTGGTTCCAAGATAGTGAAGTGTAGCACTGGTTTTTCACCTGGAAGGTCCCTGGACCAATGAAATCTGAGCTCTAATCCCAAACCTattccaagttcacacagctagaaagtagagatttgaatccagggcccttccCAGCAGCTTGGTGGATACTGGGTGCTTTGGCCTAGGAGGGGATGGGGACCTGACTTAGAGCTGGGGAGAGGCTCCAGGTGGGCCCAGAGGGgccccctccctcctgcccacCACACCCGGTCCCATACTCACAGATGGAAGCGCACCGACAAGGGTCATGCTTATCCAAGTAGTGTTCCAGCGTGTCCCAGCCTCCACCCACCCTTACCATCACGTGGCTTCGCAGGACCTGAGGGGGAGACAAGTCCTTCTCAGAGCCTCCTGGGAAGCAGACACCCTTCCCCAAACCTGGGCAAGAGTGAGGCCCCCTGGCTGCTGCCCAAGGATTTCCCTCCCGGGGCCTGGCTGTGGGGGGCTGAAGTTGGGGGGAGCTCAGCTGGCACATTCCCCATCTCGGGAAATCTCCCGGAGCTTCGAGcatcccctcccttgtccccagGCCCTGACCTAGCCAGGGCCAAGAGATCTCAGATCAGGGGTCAGAGACACGAGTCTGGGAGGGGCCCCGGGGCCCAGGACAGACATACTCGAACAAAGATGAGGGCGCTGGAGTCCCCAACTTTGTACTTCCCCTCAGACACTTTGATCATGGGGAACTGGTCTGGGCAAGTACAGTGGCCCAAAATCTCTCGAACCtgtggagggagacagagaagttgGAGGTCAGAGGTCAGGCTCTCCCCTCTGCCAAGAGCCTCGGAATGAGGCAGGAGGAAGTTTCTGGAGAGGAGCCAAGAGTGGCTGAAGGGAGAGGAACCTTGAACCTAGATCGGAGGGACAGAGCATTCCGCCCCTCCCTCCCAATAGCTGACTTTGCCCCAAGGACATCTGAAGACTGGCCATCTGGCTCCTAGGCCTGGCACAGATGGACGAGGGCAGGAGACCTACTCAGGGAACCTGAATCAGCAAGAGGTTTCTCCTGGGCCTGGAAGAAAGTGAAGGCATCTCGCCTCTTGGGCCCCGGCTCCCTGGTCTCCCCACCCAGCAGACGGGGCAATGACCCAGTGGTAGTGCCCTCGGAGGCCAGCTgctccaaatttctcattttacaaatgaaggccAGGAGGTAAAGACCACACATATAGCATTGGAGCCCAGGATCAGAACCCATAGcgcacagagtgctggacctggagtcgggaagacctcagtgcaaatcctgcctccaatgcTTACTAGCAAGGCACCTAGcccccctcagcctcagtttccttctctgtaaaatgcagataattatagcacccacctcctgcagtggttgtgaggatcaatcgaaataatactttaaaggaacagtgcctagcacatggtaggagctattattataacttataattatttgcattcaggtctcctgacttccgcGTCTTCCTGTTGTATCTCCACTGCCTCCCTGTCCAGACTCCTGGCTTCTCTTCTCAAAGGTGGCAAACACAGGGCATTTCTCTCTAACATCCCCTGGGGTGAATAAGTCCCATCTCCCCGGCCAGGTCCAGAGATGCCCCTGGGGGGCCCTAATGGACCTCCAAAAGCGGGGCTCCCCAGGAATGTCCCAAATACATGGCCTCAAGGGACAGGGAGACAGGACATGAATGCGAGGTCAAGGCAAGAACACTGGGTTGGGAATCAGGACTGGCTTAGGTCCAACTGGGGCCCTCAAAtcctctgggccccagttttccCTCTGGAAAATGCCTccagggtcttttccaactctagagCTATGAACATGAAAATAACAATGAAGAGGATCCAGGCCTCCTCCCCGCCAGCTGCTTCATCTGTGAGTTATGTCCATAAAAGCCCTGAGCTCCCAAGACAGCTCATTCCAAACCCCAGCAGAATCCTAGCTCCTGTGAACTGTTTCACCCTCAACAAGACCACAAGGGCCTGGGCCAGCCCCCTGCATCTCACCTCCTCCCCAGCTCTCCCCCTCTGGCCCTGACGACTGGGCCCCCAGCCCCGGAGCTTGGCACAGACTCTGGTCACCAGAGGGAAGAAGCTGGCCTTGTCCTCCTGTCTCTGAGGACCCTCAGCCCCCTTATGAGGCAGCTCAGCAGATATTCGGGAAGAACTctgttcaaatctgccttcaaacacttactagctgtgtgattctgggctgtctgcctccgtttcctcaacagtaaagaggggataatagcacctatctggcaaggttgttgtgaggatgaaatatttctaaagtgcttagcacttagtaggtgcttaacaaatcttccttcccttccccctccctgtgcAGTTCCTGTCTGCCACATAGCAAGGTTTGGGGCTTCCTAGCATGGAGATTCTCCCTCCCTGACAGCAGTATCAGAAAAGttcatggcctcagacacttgacatgtactagctgtgtgaccctgggcaagtcccttaccccccatcaccctgcaaaaaaaaaaaaaaaagttcagagggGACACCATCTAGCTCACCCAGAGGTAGGGCACTGCCAGGGCACAGCCTGCACCAAGATAGAGCCTGTACCCCTAAAACCACCCCAAAGTCGCCTAGCTGCCCAGCATAGAGCCCTGAGGGTAACACATGCTTGCTTGTTAAGTGACTGAATGAGTAAGTCTGGGGGCAGGCCAAGGAATGGGCGAGTGAGGCCCCTTTGCTGTGCCCGGCTGACAATGTCCCGAACAAGCCAGGCCCTGGGACCCAGGCTGTCTGTGTCCCCGCCCAGCTGGGTTGGCTCCATGGGGACCTTTcccatctcccctctctcctcgGCCAACGCCACCGTGGCCTGGAAAGAAATAAGCAGGTGGGGCCGTCTGGCAGTACTATGGGTACCATGTGCCAACCCCTGCCAACCCTGGCTTAGACAGGCACGCTGGGCACTCGTTGCCTGGGGACCTGGGAACTGGCCTGTCTGCCCTGGGCTTCTGAGCTCTCTCTGGTCCCAGGCTGGGGGTCTGAGGCTGCAAAGCCCCCACTTTCCCTGGCGCCTGAAGAGTCTGTGCTTCTACCCCATAACTTGGGTCTGGAGGAGCTAAAAATACAGGCCCTGCTTTTTCCCCTGAGGGCTTCATTGTAGCCTaactctggaaaaaaaacaattctagCAGCCATCAAGAGCTCCTGGCCCTGGGGAGagcagagggagggagtgggCAGAGCTGCCTGAGGCCCCCAGGTGGGCAGGGCAGCGGgcttttctctggctgcccctcTCGGCCTGGGACGGACCTTGAGTGCGGCCCCGGCCAGACCCCATCCTCTCTCTGGGACCCCATTGTTTCTAAGCCGTGTTCGACAAAATCACCTCTGGGGGCAAAGTGCTGGAAGAGACCCTGCAGGCCAGGAGGCCCCCCACTCCACATACTcagctcctttctcccttttttgccCCTAAAACAATCACCCCATAGCTGTGCTAGGTGGGGCAGGGGATAgatagagtgaggaagaccagagttcaaatctgacctcggacttTTACTAGCTAttggaccttgggcaaatcactctctgCCTTCCTTggtttcatctgtgaaatggggataataacacttagCTCAAAGTGTTGAGATAACCTGCGCAAAGCCCTTTGAAAACCATAAGGCGTTAGATGAatattgttggtggtggtggtttctGGCCTGCAGTGACCAGGATGGGCTGAAGGCTCAGGGTTAGTGGGGAGAGGGGCCAATTTATTGGGACTCAGGGAATAGAGAGGAGAGGGACAAACTCAGAGAGCTTCCCTTGGGGCACGGCAGAcactagaaggggcctcagaggacaTGTAATCtcccctttcattttagagatgaggaaactgaggccttgacaGAGCAGGGACCCCAAAAGCTCACTGCTTTCTCCCACACCCCCAAAGCAGTCGGGGAGAAGGTGGTACCCCAGTACCCACAGCCCACGCATCTCTCACCAGCTCATCCAGGTTTCGGAAGTCACACAGGGTCATCCTGGGTCCCCGGCTGGGGTATGCCCCAGTGCCAGGGGCTGGGTCCGAGGCCCGCCggtccccatccccttccccagcAGTGGGAGGCCCCGACTCCCTGGCCTGGTCCCTCAGCTCCTCCTCAATCTCTTCCTCCAGCTGGATGAGCATCGGGGCCAACACCCCAAACTTGGAGCCCCTTCGGGCCACCTCCAACAAGCAGAGCACAAAGTTCTTCTCGTTCTTCCGTAAGACCAGGTCTTCCGTCTCAAACATCAGCACCTCGGGGATGCCCAGCTCGCCTCGGCACCAGGCGATGAAGTTGGATACGTTGTCTCGAGCCAGGAAGGAGCCCGGGGCCACGCCATGGGCCTGGAACACCACCTCCCTGGAAGGCAGGCGCAGTCGGCCGGCGGCCTGCGGGTGGCTGCCTGCGAAGTCCCTGGCAATGCCATTGACATTGTTGGCGTGACGGCAGAGCACCACCCCGGACTCCAGCGCCTCCAGgaagccgccgccgccgcctggGACCGCCAGCCCATACAGGGCGTTCAGCCACTCGGCAAGGTCCTCTTTCATGGCCTCCAGATACTCCTCACTGGAGCGGAAGGGCCGGATGCTCTTGGAGGCTGAGCACTGGATGCTGCTCTTCTCCTTCTCAGCCATGGCTGGGGCTGGACTGCTGTTCATCCTGGGGGCCCTCACAGCTGCAGGGAGAGGGAACCCCAGTGAGCCCCAGCTGGAGAGACAGGGTTAAAGGAACTAGGGGGAGGGATGCCAAAGCTGCACCCAGCCACACTGGTGCCTCAGGTCCTCTCTAGGGAAAGCCCTTAGTACACAAAGcaaggaatatcagagctgggaggggcctgagaacaggggatgtcagagggGAGAGGACCTTAGAACTGAGAAAGTCAGAGCTAGGAGGCTGTTCTGAATAggggatgtcagagttgggagggttttcagaacagagaatgtcagaactgcgAGGGgcttgagaacagggaatgttgGAGCTTCGGAAGgacttagaacaggggatgtcagggctggaagaggccttagaacaggggatgtcagggctggaaggggcctaagaacagagaatgtcagagctgggaggggccttagaatagggAATGCCGGAGGTGGGAGGGGCCTTGGAGATAATCAgttccaactcctttattttacatacaAAGAAACTGTGGGCCAGAAggaagtgactggtccaaggtcaccaCAAAAACAGTCCGCGCAGTGATTTCTCACTCCCACGGCTCCTTCCAATGCCCCATGAGCCCCCAGATTATGCTTTCCTCTGcgtctttccccaccccccacaggtGCCTGGGTGGGCTCCCACCTAGGGCTTCAGCCGAGCTAGATCGATCTTGGGGGCGGGGCCTAGAAAAGAAACCGACAGGGGCGGGGCCGGAGCTGTTCGCAGGAGTTGGGAGTGTGGGGGAGGTGGTAGGCGGGAGGAGCCGGGTCTCTCGCACCCCCGCCCCAAGGAGGGGGCCTTGGGGGAAATATCTAGGTTTGcccaacctcagtttctccatttgggCAGGGGGCCGGAGCCGGAGGAGGGAGGATCTCGGCGCGGGCGGGGCCCGGGCTCCCGACATCTGGGCGTTTcgaggaacccccccccccagggctcACCTGCCTCATCCTGCTCTCCCACCGTGATCTCCAAGCGCCTCCCGCAGCCCGGGGTACCCGGTTCGGCCAGGGCAGCGCATGGCCGGCCCCAGCCCCGGGAAGCCCAGCCCGCGGCCCCGGAAGATTGTCCTAGGGCCCCGACGCGTCCCGGGGGCTGCGGTCTGGCCCCCGCCTCCAGGCCGCCCTCCGGGCCTTCCCCCAGGCGCGCCGGGCTGGGCGCAGGCTCGGCCCGGCTCGTCTGGCCTCCGCCGCCcgcagaaagaggaaagaagcccAGCCCCGAAAAGCCccggctcccccctcccccctccctctctccggctcatttattatttttttctctcctcccccccgccttccccccccctccccgaacTTGGAGCTGGACCAGGGAGGGCGGGCGCGCATCACTTAAAGGGCCCGCGCCCCGCGCGGCAGCTCTGGCCTGGGGGGGGCCTCCCCGAGCTCCCCAACCCCCCGGGGCCGCAGCGGAGAGAGGGAGACCCGCGGGGCCGCGCCCGCGCCCACCTGTGCCCCGGGGTACCCGTGGATCTCCAAGCGCCTTATCCGCAGGGACCGCCGCCATCGGGGAGGGCATGCCCAGAGGACCGGACCCCGGAGTCCCGGCTCCCGACCCCCGGCCCCAGAATCATGCCCCTGCTCCGATGTCGCGTCCCCGTGGCACTCTCCAGGCCCGGATCTCAGTGCGCGCTCTAGACGGGACCCCTCTGGGCTCGGGGAGCCTTCATCCTAGGAAGCGCAGCGGACTGTGAGAGCCCCTGAGCCGACCCTCCTGTCTTCCCAAACCTGGAGGCCGGAGTCTCCTCCCACGTGCAGGAGGGGGCTCCAGGTAGGAAGCGCGGGGATGAGATCTCCGTGGTAGAGGAAGGCCAGAAGTGGAGTCCTGCAGGGTCACTGTCCCGGGCGGAGTGGGAGAGGCTGAGGAGCTGGAAGCCGCCCCCGGCCTCCTGCGGTGCTGCCCAGTCCCACTAGCCTCAGTCCCTGGGAGCTAACCACCACCCGCCCCCACCCTCCCAGGCGCTTCCTCCTATCACTCTGCCCAGAGCCCGCCCGGGACTA includes:
- the GAS2L1 gene encoding GAS2-like protein 1 isoform X1, translating into MSGARAPPAPRSSLLRLRPPAQMEKLRLGKPRYFPQGPLLGAGVRETRLLPPTTSPTLPTPANSSGPAPVGFFSRPRPQDRSSSAEALAVRAPRMNSSPAPAMAEKEKSSIQCSASKSIRPFRSSEEYLEAMKEDLAEWLNALYGLAVPGGGGGFLEALESGVVLCRHANNVNGIARDFAGSHPQAAGRLRLPSREVVFQAHGVAPGSFLARDNVSNFIAWCRGELGIPEVLMFETEDLVLRKNEKNFVLCLLEVARRGSKFGVLAPMLIQLEEEIEEELRDQARESGPPTAGEGDGDRRASDPAPGTGAYPSRGPRMTLCDFRNLDELVREILGHCTCPDQFPMIKVSEGKYKVGDSSALIFVRVLRSHVMVRVGGGWDTLEHYLDKHDPCRCASISHRLPQPRALTFSPQKASPAPSPRASSPGAQRWPDVGSPAPGGERRGSRPEGLPARLPQAAANPRGQRDGPETRQANPLRPPRSRRCSGDSDSSASSAQSGILGCCRGEEGSPGPRKDSSSQRVTRVPAPLKRPPAQRSKSRDRGPGPSPRVEERGRPRGAQGGRDARPAAPSPARRARSQGREDQTMFLIHRDRDGQHSWARPGGSGRSTPRARSPAVPRARPQPPTAPEPPRPLQAVDTLCQELEELARTFRAPLQLDPGQEQRLYRCLEEEYLANSKALEAERASGAQAPQTTPEPVAPDSAYCSSSSSSSSLNFFSKHGPPTEASRGGLAPNGVAGIPNGSGEGWDARAPGRRQGPALSSSSDESNYCPALNDVQEVPEVGWSEAEIEGSGDEQGAPGLGQARPALTADPLRPCARPRADNQPDRKPSRIPTPLAPRRPSAWQGLHSGLSGFLEPLTQVPRGGRRQEEGAWM
- the GAS2L1 gene encoding GAS2-like protein 1 isoform X3; protein product: MNSSPAPAMAEKEKSSIQCSASKSIRPFRSSEEYLEAMKEDLAEWLNALYGLAVPGGGGGFLEALESGVVLCRHANNVNGIARDFAGSHPQAAGRLRLPSREVVFQAHGVAPGSFLARDNVSNFIAWCRGELGIPEVLMFETEDLVLRKNEKNFVLCLLEVARRGSKFGVLAPMLIQLEEEIEEELRDQARESGPPTAGEGDGDRRASDPAPGTGAYPSRGPRMTLCDFRNLDELVREILGHCTCPDQFPMIKVSEGKYKVGDSSALIFVRVLRSHVMVRVGGGWDTLEHYLDKHDPCRCASISHRLPQPRALTFSPQKASPAPSPRASSPGAQRWPDVGSPAPGGERRGSRPEGLPARLPQAAANPRGQRDGPETRQANPLRPPRSRRCSGDSDSSASSAQSGILGCCRGEEGSPGPRKDSSSQRVTRVPAPLKRPPAQRSKSRDRGPGPSPRVEERGRPRGAQGGRDARPAAPSPARRARSQGREDQTMFLIHRDRDGQHSWARPGGSGRSTPRARSPAVPRARPQPPTAPEPPRPLQAVDTLCQELEELARTFRAPLQLDPGQEQRLYRCLEEEYLANSKALEAERASGAQAPQTTPEPVAPDSAYCSSSSSSSSLNFFSKHGPPTEASRGGLAPNGVAGIPNGSGEGWDARAPGRRQGPALSSSSDESNYCPALNDVQEVPEVGWSEAEIEGSGDEQGAPGLGQARPALTADPLRPCARPRADNQPDRKPSRIPTPLAPRRPSAWQGLHSGLSGFLEPLTQVPRGGRRQEEGAWM
- the GAS2L1 gene encoding GAS2-like protein 1 isoform X2 translates to MPSPMAAVPADKALGDPRVPRGTAVRAPRMNSSPAPAMAEKEKSSIQCSASKSIRPFRSSEEYLEAMKEDLAEWLNALYGLAVPGGGGGFLEALESGVVLCRHANNVNGIARDFAGSHPQAAGRLRLPSREVVFQAHGVAPGSFLARDNVSNFIAWCRGELGIPEVLMFETEDLVLRKNEKNFVLCLLEVARRGSKFGVLAPMLIQLEEEIEEELRDQARESGPPTAGEGDGDRRASDPAPGTGAYPSRGPRMTLCDFRNLDELVREILGHCTCPDQFPMIKVSEGKYKVGDSSALIFVRVLRSHVMVRVGGGWDTLEHYLDKHDPCRCASISHRLPQPRALTFSPQKASPAPSPRASSPGAQRWPDVGSPAPGGERRGSRPEGLPARLPQAAANPRGQRDGPETRQANPLRPPRSRRCSGDSDSSASSAQSGILGCCRGEEGSPGPRKDSSSQRVTRVPAPLKRPPAQRSKSRDRGPGPSPRVEERGRPRGAQGGRDARPAAPSPARRARSQGREDQTMFLIHRDRDGQHSWARPGGSGRSTPRARSPAVPRARPQPPTAPEPPRPLQAVDTLCQELEELARTFRAPLQLDPGQEQRLYRCLEEEYLANSKALEAERASGAQAPQTTPEPVAPDSAYCSSSSSSSSLNFFSKHGPPTEASRGGLAPNGVAGIPNGSGEGWDARAPGRRQGPALSSSSDESNYCPALNDVQEVPEVGWSEAEIEGSGDEQGAPGLGQARPALTADPLRPCARPRADNQPDRKPSRIPTPLAPRRPSAWQGLHSGLSGFLEPLTQVPRGGRRQEEGAWM